The Streptomyces sp. NBC_00306 sequence ACCCCCGCCCGGTCCGGCGTCGCCGCCGCCGTCAACGAGGCGGTGGTCCCGCGCAGCGCATGGGCGGGCACCCTGCTCGACGACGGCGACCGTGTCGAGGTCCTCACCGCAGTCCAGGGAGGCTGATCAGCCATGGCCGACGACCGTCTCACCATCGGTGACACCACCTTCAACTCCCGGCTGATCATGGGTACCGGCGGTGCGCCCAGCCTCGACGTCCTGGAACGCTCCCTGATCGCGAGCGGCACCGAACTGACCACCGTCGCGATGCGCCGGCTGGACGCGACGGTCCAGGGCTCCGTGCTCTCCGTCCTGGACCGGCTCGGCATCCGCGTCCTGCCCAACACGGCCGGCTGCTTCACCGCGGGCGAGGCCGTCCTGACCGCCCGGCTCGCGCGCGAGGCGCTCGGGACGGACTGGGTGAAGCTCGAGGTCGTCGCGGACGAGCGCACGCTGCTGCCCGATCCGATCGAGCTGCTCGACGCGGCGGAAACCCTGGTCGACGACGGATTCACGGTCCTGCCGTACACCAACGACGACCCGGTGCTCGCGCGGAAGCTGGAGGACGTGGGCTGCGCGGCGATCATGCCGCTGGGCTCCCCCATCGGCTCCGGGCTCGGCATCCGCAACCCGCACAACTTCCAGCTGATCGTCGAGCACGCGCGCGTGCCGGTGATCCTGGACGCGGGCGCGGGCACGGCGTCCGACGCGGCGCTGGCGATGGAGCTGGGCTGCACGGCGGTGATGCTGGCGTCGGCGGTCACCCGGGCGCAGGAGCCGGTCCTGATGGCGGAGGCGATGCGCCACGCGGTGGAGGCGGGCCGCCTGGCCCACCGCGCGGGCCGCATCCCCCGCCGCCACTTCGCCGAGGCGTCATCGCCCCAGGAGGGCCGAGCCCACCTGGACCCGGAACGCCCGGCGTTCTGACGCGTACGGGAGGATCTGCCGGCGGGGCCGCATGAGGCCCCGCCGGGATCGAGGCGGGGGGCGCACCAGGCCCGGGGGCCGCACCCAATCCGGCCGGCGGTCGAGGCGGGCGGGGGCCACACCAA is a genomic window containing:
- the thiS gene encoding sulfur carrier protein ThiS, producing the protein MNVSVNGEARVLATGTTLDTLVTELTPARSGVAAAVNEAVVPRSAWAGTLLDDGDRVEVLTAVQGG
- a CDS encoding thiazole synthase gives rise to the protein MADDRLTIGDTTFNSRLIMGTGGAPSLDVLERSLIASGTELTTVAMRRLDATVQGSVLSVLDRLGIRVLPNTAGCFTAGEAVLTARLAREALGTDWVKLEVVADERTLLPDPIELLDAAETLVDDGFTVLPYTNDDPVLARKLEDVGCAAIMPLGSPIGSGLGIRNPHNFQLIVEHARVPVILDAGAGTASDAALAMELGCTAVMLASAVTRAQEPVLMAEAMRHAVEAGRLAHRAGRIPRRHFAEASSPQEGRAHLDPERPAF